One genomic segment of Salinibacter grassmerensis includes these proteins:
- a CDS encoding aminotransferase class V-fold PLP-dependent enzyme: protein MHPDRLRAETPGTDHVLHFNNAGAALPPQPVLDAQITYLEREATIGGYEAAAEAEGQLHRTYESIARMLGCDTDEVALVENATRAWDMAFYGLPFDSGDRILTSASAYASNHIACLQVAERTGATVDVLPHDEHGRVDTGALRSRMDDDVALIALTHVPTNGGLVNPAQEVGAVADDADVPFLLDACQSAGQMPLPVDELGCTMLSATGRKYLRGPRGTGFLYVQDDWIERIEPPLLDLHAATWTAPDAYEIHPDARRFENWESHVAGQVALGVAVDYALDQGLDAIFDRNRHLARTLRTGLADVAGVTVHDQGDVRCGITTFSAEQKDASTIQAGLRERDVNTAVSPPSSTRLDAEARALPELVRASVHYYNTEAEVDRFVGALRSVLRA from the coding sequence ATGCATCCCGACCGGCTTCGCGCCGAGACGCCCGGCACCGATCACGTCCTGCACTTCAACAACGCCGGGGCGGCCCTGCCGCCCCAGCCCGTCCTCGACGCGCAGATCACATACCTTGAGCGGGAGGCCACCATCGGCGGGTACGAGGCGGCGGCCGAGGCCGAGGGGCAGCTCCACCGCACGTACGAGTCTATTGCTCGGATGCTGGGGTGTGACACCGACGAGGTGGCCCTCGTGGAGAACGCGACGCGGGCCTGGGACATGGCCTTCTACGGCCTTCCGTTCGACTCCGGCGACCGCATTCTGACCTCCGCCTCCGCCTACGCGAGCAACCACATCGCCTGTCTCCAGGTGGCGGAGCGGACGGGCGCGACCGTCGACGTGCTTCCCCACGACGAGCACGGTCGGGTGGACACCGGCGCGCTCCGATCGCGAATGGACGACGACGTGGCGTTGATCGCGCTCACGCACGTTCCGACCAATGGGGGACTCGTAAACCCGGCACAGGAAGTCGGGGCGGTGGCGGACGACGCGGACGTTCCCTTCCTGCTCGACGCGTGCCAGTCCGCCGGACAGATGCCCCTTCCGGTCGACGAGCTCGGGTGCACCATGCTCTCGGCGACGGGGCGCAAGTACCTGCGCGGGCCACGGGGCACTGGCTTCCTGTACGTGCAGGACGACTGGATCGAGCGCATCGAGCCGCCCCTCCTCGACCTCCACGCCGCGACCTGGACCGCCCCCGACGCGTACGAAATTCACCCGGACGCCCGTCGGTTTGAGAACTGGGAGAGCCACGTCGCCGGGCAGGTGGCCCTCGGGGTGGCGGTGGACTATGCCCTCGACCAGGGGCTGGACGCCATTTTCGACCGCAACCGGCATCTCGCCCGCACCCTTCGGACCGGGCTGGCCGACGTGGCCGGGGTAACGGTCCACGACCAGGGGGACGTCCGCTGCGGCATCACCACGTTTAGCGCCGAGCAGAAGGACGCCTCCACAATCCAGGCGGGACTTCGAGAGCGGGACGTCAACACCGCGGTCTCCCCGCCCAGCTCCACCCGTCTCGACGCCGAAGCACGGGCCCTGCCGGAGCTCGTCCGGGCATCCGTCCACTACTACAACACAGAGGCCGAGGTTGACCGCTTTGTGGGCGCCCTCCGCTCGGTCCTCCGTGCATAA
- a CDS encoding aldo/keto reductase, with protein sequence MQSISFANGDEMPMIGLGTWKSPPGEVYEAVTTALEAGYRHVDCAPIYKNETEVGEALSDTFEAGVAQRDDVWVTSKLWNNAHHPDDVRPALEQTLEDLQLDALDLYLIHWPVALQPDVDFPESPDDFVSPEEVPLTETWAAMEALKEDGLARHIGVSNFNVPKLQMLLDEGEVRPEMNQVEMHPYLPQPELVSFADEHNIPITAYSPLGSGDRPDAMKADDEPTLMANPTINEIADHHGVSPAQVLLQWGVDRGTVVIPKSTTPAHIKDNLAAADLDLSTDEIETIDNLDQNYRYLAGAAWTMEGSPYTQSGLWGE encoded by the coding sequence ATGCAGTCCATTTCATTCGCGAATGGCGACGAAATGCCCATGATCGGCCTCGGCACCTGGAAGTCTCCACCGGGCGAGGTCTACGAGGCCGTGACGACGGCCCTGGAAGCCGGCTACCGCCACGTCGACTGCGCCCCCATCTATAAAAATGAAACCGAGGTTGGTGAGGCCCTGAGCGACACGTTCGAGGCAGGCGTGGCCCAGCGGGACGACGTGTGGGTTACCTCGAAGCTTTGGAACAACGCCCACCACCCGGACGACGTCCGGCCCGCCCTCGAGCAGACCCTGGAGGACCTCCAGCTCGACGCCCTCGACCTGTACCTCATCCACTGGCCGGTGGCCTTGCAGCCCGACGTGGACTTTCCGGAGTCGCCCGACGACTTCGTGTCGCCGGAGGAGGTGCCCCTGACGGAGACCTGGGCCGCGATGGAGGCGCTCAAGGAAGACGGCCTCGCCCGCCACATCGGCGTCTCAAACTTCAACGTGCCCAAGCTTCAGATGCTTCTGGACGAGGGTGAGGTCCGGCCGGAGATGAACCAGGTGGAGATGCATCCCTACCTGCCCCAGCCCGAGTTGGTGTCGTTCGCCGACGAGCACAACATTCCGATCACTGCCTACTCGCCGCTCGGCTCCGGGGACCGCCCCGACGCCATGAAGGCGGACGACGAGCCAACGCTCATGGCGAATCCCACGATCAACGAGATCGCGGACCATCACGGCGTGTCCCCGGCACAGGTGCTCCTCCAGTGGGGCGTGGATCGGGGGACGGTGGTCATACCAAAGTCGACCACCCCGGCTCACATCAAGGACAACCTGGCCGCCGCGGACCTCGACCTGTCCACGGATGAAATCGAGACCATCGACAATCTCGACCAGAATTATCGCTATCTCGCAGGCGCCGCCTGGACCATGGAGGGGAGTCCGTACACGCAATCTGGCCTCTGGGGTGAGTAG
- a CDS encoding CIA30 family protein: MPPSSLFDFSSAPPDDPGEWRNVDDPVMGGVSESAFVAADDHAVFTGTVSLDHGGGFASVRAPEDSYDLGDHEGLRLRLRGDDKHYWFTAYTEAGRSISYRTRLAPPTEWTTLEVPFNTLTPYRRGTKVSDAPSFAPTQVRTIGFLIADEQQGPFRLEVAWVRAAAPSSA; encoded by the coding sequence ATGCCTCCTTCGTCCCTTTTCGATTTCTCGTCCGCCCCGCCCGACGACCCGGGCGAGTGGCGGAACGTCGACGACCCAGTGATGGGCGGCGTCTCCGAGAGTGCGTTCGTCGCCGCGGACGACCACGCTGTCTTCACCGGCACCGTGTCGCTGGATCACGGCGGGGGCTTCGCGTCGGTGCGGGCGCCAGAGGACTCCTACGACCTGGGCGACCATGAGGGCCTACGCCTACGCCTGCGGGGCGATGACAAACACTACTGGTTCACGGCGTACACGGAGGCGGGCCGCTCGATTAGCTATCGGACCCGTCTCGCTCCACCAACGGAGTGGACAACTCTCGAGGTGCCGTTCAACACCCTGACCCCGTATCGCCGCGGCACGAAGGTCTCGGACGCCCCCTCGTTCGCCCCCACCCAGGTCCGGACGATCGGGTTTCTGATTGCCGACGAGCAGCAAGGCCCGTTTCGGCTGGAGGTGGCCTGGGTTCGCGCCGCCGCTCCCTCCTCGGCCTAA
- a CDS encoding deoxynucleoside kinase: MNDTPADAPAAPKHVAISGNIGAGKTALTKVLGEYYGWETVFEQVDENPYLADFYNDMRRWSFNLQVFFLSKRFEQLQRIEEGDTSVVQDRSIYEDAHIFARNLYEMGHMSARDYDNYTDLFTIMTSYLQPPSLLIYLRASVPTLVDHIQDRGREFESTIRIDYLERLQGHYEEWVANYERGPKLIIDVDELDFVGEEGDRRTVLNQIESRLFGLFPDE, encoded by the coding sequence ATGAACGACACCCCCGCGGACGCACCCGCCGCTCCGAAGCACGTAGCCATCTCCGGCAACATCGGTGCCGGAAAGACGGCTCTCACCAAAGTACTCGGGGAGTATTACGGGTGGGAGACAGTGTTCGAGCAGGTCGACGAAAACCCGTATCTCGCCGACTTTTATAATGATATGCGTCGGTGGTCCTTCAACCTGCAGGTCTTCTTTTTGTCCAAACGGTTCGAGCAGCTGCAGCGGATTGAGGAGGGAGACACCTCCGTCGTGCAGGATCGATCCATCTACGAGGACGCGCACATTTTTGCCCGCAACCTCTACGAGATGGGGCACATGAGTGCTCGGGACTACGACAACTACACGGACCTGTTCACGATCATGACGTCTTACCTCCAGCCGCCGTCGCTGCTCATTTACCTCCGGGCGTCGGTGCCCACCCTTGTCGACCACATCCAGGATCGGGGGCGGGAATTCGAGTCGACCATCCGCATCGACTACCTGGAGCGTCTACAGGGACACTACGAGGAGTGGGTCGCGAACTACGAGCGTGGCCCCAAGCTCATCATCGACGTGGACGAGCTGGACTTCGTGGGGGAGGAAGGAGACCGACGGACGGTGCTGAACCAGATCGAGAGCCGGCTCTTCGGCCTGTTTCCGGACGAGTGA